One Gemmatimonadaceae bacterium DNA window includes the following coding sequences:
- the cdaA gene encoding diadenylate cyclase CdaA: MSVLEQIRLLSFGWRDVLEVAIVGYAIYRVLLLLHRSRAVPVLIGIVVLLLTYAVATALKLTMITYLLTLVYTYGAIALLIIFAPELRIALSVIGRSPMLRFFRHMGETDVADETANAVERLSRSGIGAIVAIEREVPLDEYVRSGSEMQAKVSADLLTTIFTPYSPLHDGAVVIRGDTIVGAGCILPLSQAALLDRSLGTRHRAALGLSEETDALVIVVSEETSAISAAVQGKLWRNLSSAQLRDLLAGLPPRSSAEQPRLEARA; this comes from the coding sequence ATGAGCGTCCTCGAACAGATCCGGCTGCTCAGCTTTGGCTGGCGTGATGTACTCGAGGTCGCGATCGTGGGCTACGCGATCTATCGGGTGCTGCTGCTGTTGCACCGATCGCGCGCGGTCCCGGTGTTGATCGGGATCGTCGTACTGCTGCTCACCTATGCGGTGGCGACAGCGCTGAAGCTGACGATGATCACCTATCTGCTGACGCTGGTCTACACCTACGGCGCCATTGCACTGCTGATCATCTTCGCGCCGGAGCTTCGCATCGCGCTCTCCGTGATCGGCCGGTCGCCGATGCTCCGCTTCTTCCGGCACATGGGCGAGACGGATGTGGCTGACGAGACGGCGAACGCGGTGGAGCGGCTGAGTCGGTCCGGCATCGGCGCAATCGTCGCGATCGAGCGCGAGGTGCCGCTCGATGAGTACGTGCGGTCCGGATCCGAGATGCAGGCAAAGGTCTCGGCCGACCTGCTGACGACGATCTTCACTCCGTATTCGCCATTGCACGACGGCGCGGTCGTAATCCGTGGTGATACGATCGTCGGGGCTGGCTGTATCTTGCCGTTGTCGCAGGCGGCACTGCTCGATCGCTCGTTAGGTACGCGCCACCGCGCGGCACTCGGCCTGAGCGAGGAGACCGACGCCCTCGTGATCGTTGTATCCGAGGAGACGTCGGCGATCTCGGCGGCGGTGCAAGGAAAGCTCTGGCGGAATCTGAGCTCGGCGCAGTTGCGGGACCTGCTTGCGGGCTTGCCACCGCGGTCGAGTGCGGAACAGCCTAGGCTCGAGGCGCGCGCGTAG
- a CDS encoding DUF2723 domain-containing protein yields the protein MRNSLGSRRARSGAVRLTAEHGARIAGVLLLVVYLISLAPDVTFWDAGEFIAAAHSLGIPHPPGTPLFILLLHDWAKLFAFLPYATACNLFSAVCTALAALLSAVLISHGPRFERGRNDGWYVLGGVLCAGAMSSVQLNATETEVYAASIALVAITLAVANRAGRTASARWRVLTAYLIVLAVPLHLSALVAAPVAVYLAASNDDGLIDWQTALALTGVFVAAIGAGRASWAFGIAGVVVIVSAPPLAGQMWRSIPRQTPGSTRLLFVTAVAASGVFVLLLRARHDPAINQGNPTSLASLSDVIARRQYDVPPFWPRLAPIWLQIANWFEYADWQVALSLGPTLVPTIGRTALTVLFALFGMVGAAAHRAADRRQWRAVLLLLLCGTLGVVLYLNMRASPSFGWGILPASAIREARERDYFFVLGFWAWGLWAGYGAVTIAQRLRVRPVFGVIVAALPIVLNWGAITRRHQPEASLPRRLGEALLLSAPQRAVLFVDGDNDTYPLWYLQQVESLRRDVTIVTVPLLGASWYGAELSRRYDLLPAGGDVGTYASVSAGIAQRARALGRPVAASVSLDAHTRNQIGHDWMLSGLVYVERGGAPLDTIRVALGQAVAVDTAATRSWSQRIERWRGDQAARGSTDSIDDYALGLLSCPRLYLLPTPDSARADSLASLCNRR from the coding sequence GTGCGGAACAGCCTAGGCTCGAGGCGCGCGCGTAGCGGCGCGGTTCGGCTCACCGCGGAGCACGGCGCGCGAATCGCCGGGGTTCTGCTCCTTGTCGTCTACCTGATCTCGCTCGCGCCGGACGTCACCTTCTGGGACGCGGGCGAATTCATCGCAGCCGCGCACTCGTTAGGAATTCCGCATCCGCCGGGCACGCCGCTCTTCATATTGCTCCTTCACGACTGGGCAAAGCTGTTTGCATTTCTGCCTTACGCCACTGCCTGCAATCTTTTCTCGGCGGTCTGCACGGCGCTTGCAGCGCTGCTGAGCGCGGTGCTGATCAGTCACGGTCCGCGCTTCGAGCGTGGACGTAACGACGGCTGGTACGTCCTCGGCGGCGTGCTGTGCGCCGGCGCCATGAGCTCCGTCCAGCTCAACGCAACCGAAACCGAGGTCTATGCGGCGTCGATCGCACTCGTGGCGATCACGCTCGCCGTCGCGAACCGTGCTGGCCGAACGGCGAGCGCGCGATGGCGCGTTCTCACGGCATATCTCATCGTGCTCGCCGTGCCGTTGCACCTCAGCGCGCTCGTTGCAGCCCCCGTGGCGGTCTATCTCGCCGCCAGCAATGACGACGGTCTCATCGACTGGCAAACGGCGCTTGCGCTCACCGGTGTGTTCGTTGCCGCCATCGGCGCCGGTCGCGCCTCATGGGCATTTGGCATTGCCGGAGTCGTCGTCATCGTTTCGGCGCCGCCGCTCGCGGGTCAGATGTGGCGCTCGATTCCTCGGCAGACTCCGGGTTCCACGCGCCTTCTGTTCGTCACCGCCGTCGCGGCGTCTGGCGTATTCGTTTTGCTCCTGCGCGCGCGGCACGACCCCGCAATCAATCAGGGCAATCCGACGTCACTCGCTTCACTCTCCGACGTCATCGCGCGCCGTCAGTACGATGTTCCTCCCTTCTGGCCGCGACTCGCGCCGATCTGGCTTCAGATCGCGAACTGGTTCGAGTACGCCGATTGGCAGGTCGCGCTCTCGTTAGGCCCGACGCTCGTGCCGACGATCGGCCGAACGGCACTGACGGTCCTTTTCGCGCTGTTCGGTATGGTCGGCGCCGCCGCGCATCGGGCCGCCGATCGCCGCCAATGGCGCGCGGTTCTTCTCCTGCTGCTCTGCGGGACCCTGGGCGTTGTATTGTATCTCAACATGCGCGCGAGCCCGTCGTTCGGTTGGGGGATTCTTCCCGCCAGCGCGATCCGCGAGGCGCGAGAGCGCGATTATTTCTTCGTGCTCGGTTTCTGGGCGTGGGGCCTCTGGGCAGGGTACGGTGCAGTGACGATCGCACAGCGTCTGCGCGTGCGTCCCGTATTCGGCGTGATCGTCGCGGCGCTGCCAATCGTGCTGAACTGGGGCGCCATTACGCGCCGTCACCAGCCTGAAGCGTCGCTGCCGAGGCGCCTCGGCGAGGCTTTGCTGCTCTCGGCGCCTCAGCGTGCGGTACTTTTCGTCGACGGCGACAACGACACGTATCCGCTGTGGTATCTGCAACAAGTCGAGTCACTGCGTCGCGATGTAACAATCGTGACCGTTCCATTGCTGGGCGCCAGCTGGTACGGAGCCGAGCTTTCGCGACGATACGATCTTCTTCCAGCCGGCGGCGATGTGGGCACGTATGCCTCGGTGAGCGCGGGTATTGCGCAGCGAGCGCGCGCGCTCGGCAGGCCCGTGGCTGCATCCGTCTCGCTCGACGCGCATACGCGAAATCAGATCGGGCATGACTGGATGCTCTCCGGACTCGTCTACGTCGAGCGCGGCGGTGCCCCTTTGGACACGATCCGCGTCGCACTCGGTCAGGCGGTCGCCGTTGACACTGCGGCGACTCGGTCGTGGTCGCAACGCATCGAGCGCTGGCGAGGCGACCAGGCAGCGCGAGGGTCAACGGATTCGATCGATGATTACGCACTCGGATTGCTCTCGTGCCCGCGATTGTACCTGCTGCCGACGCCCGACAGCGCGCGGGCCGATTCACTTGCCTCGCTCTGTAACCGCCGATAA
- a CDS encoding YggS family pyridoxal phosphate-dependent enzyme encodes MRFSDLPERLREVRGRIDAAIERGGHRQAVTVVAVTKTHGPEAVEAAWEAGLRDVGENRVQEALKKMDAVRSAVRWHLIGHLQRNKAKQVKRFDLVHSIDSTRLADAVNEIGCEASHPIDVLLQVNVVGEVTKGGYSLDTLPSEGERMHGLTGLRVRGIMAMAPLDADERTLRTVFVGAREARARLVSAGHEATELSMGMSNDFEMAVEEGATLVRLGTILFGAREEEATA; translated from the coding sequence ATGCGTTTTTCTGACCTGCCGGAGCGACTGCGGGAGGTCCGAGGTCGCATCGACGCCGCGATCGAGCGAGGCGGGCATCGACAAGCGGTAACGGTGGTGGCCGTGACCAAGACTCACGGCCCCGAAGCAGTAGAAGCGGCATGGGAGGCTGGACTCCGGGACGTCGGCGAGAACCGCGTTCAGGAGGCGCTCAAAAAAATGGATGCCGTTCGATCGGCGGTTCGGTGGCACCTCATCGGGCACTTGCAGCGGAACAAGGCGAAGCAGGTGAAGCGATTCGACCTCGTGCACTCGATCGACAGCACACGCCTCGCCGACGCAGTGAACGAGATCGGATGCGAGGCTAGCCACCCGATCGATGTTTTGTTGCAGGTGAATGTGGTCGGGGAAGTGACCAAGGGAGGGTATTCGTTGGACACGCTGCCGAGTGAGGGTGAGCGCATGCATGGCCTAACGGGGCTGCGCGTCCGCGGCATCATGGCGATGGCGCCGCTCGACGCGGACGAGCGAACGCTGCGAACGGTGTTCGTGGGTGCGCGTGAGGCGCGCGCCAGGCTCGTGAGCGCCGGGCATGAGGCGACGGAGCTCTCGATGGGTATGTCCAACGATTTCGAAATGGCAGTGGAGGAAGGTGCGACGCTCGTTCGTCTCGGGACCATCCTTTTCGGCGCGAGGGAGGAGGAAGCGACCGCATGA
- a CDS encoding DivIVA domain-containing protein — protein MNDEIFRLTPVDVRRMEFPKAMRGYDQGRVDDFRDQVANELERVTRANQDLDSTVRSLTEQLRGFRDRDKALNDALVSAQQLRSEVREQSEREAQLILREARAEADRVVQSAQMDASRFADQIALLSRMRRGYLKQFRVMLERQLAEIAAEEDLPDPDPTSIVGGEQQDAAEPPGNPRSGALFRG, from the coding sequence ATGAACGACGAGATCTTTCGGCTAACGCCGGTCGACGTCCGACGCATGGAATTCCCGAAAGCCATGCGGGGGTATGATCAAGGACGCGTCGACGATTTTCGCGATCAGGTCGCGAACGAGCTCGAGCGCGTCACGCGGGCCAATCAGGACCTCGACTCGACCGTTCGCTCACTCACCGAACAACTGCGTGGCTTCCGCGATCGTGACAAAGCACTAAACGACGCGCTCGTCTCCGCGCAGCAGCTGCGTAGCGAAGTGCGCGAGCAATCCGAGCGTGAAGCGCAGCTGATTCTGCGCGAGGCGCGCGCCGAAGCGGATCGCGTTGTTCAGAGCGCACAGATGGACGCGTCGCGATTCGCCGATCAGATCGCGCTGCTGTCGCGGATGCGCCGCGGCTATCTCAAGCAGTTTCGTGTGATGCTCGAGCGCCAACTCGCGGAAATCGCGGCCGAGGAGGACCTGCCCGACCCCGATCCGACCTCGATTGTTGGTGGAGAGCAGCAGGACGCGGCGGAGCCACCGGGCAACCCGCGGTCAGGGGCGCTCTTTCGCGGATGA
- a CDS encoding purine-nucleoside phosphorylase: protein MTVHAQVAPELEAAAANLHTLERVDEAAAAVRERFARRPEVAIVLGTGLGRLGAEIDTSVTIEYAEIPSFPLSTVESHAGRLLCGTLAGKTVVAMQGRFHRYEGYTLQQVTFPIRVLHALGARTLVVSNACGGMHPLWQAGDLMLIADHINLLGDNPLVGPNDDRLGPRFPDMSDAYDAELRAVARAVALEAGIQLREGVYVAVSGPNLETRAEYRFLRAIGADVVGMSTVPEVIVAKHAGMRVLGVSIITDMCLPDHLEPATVEKIIAVANGAEPRLTQLVAGVLERL, encoded by the coding sequence ATGACGGTGCACGCTCAGGTCGCGCCGGAGCTGGAGGCGGCGGCCGCGAATCTTCACACGCTCGAGCGCGTTGATGAGGCGGCCGCCGCCGTGCGCGAGCGCTTCGCTCGCCGCCCCGAGGTCGCAATCGTTCTTGGCACGGGACTCGGCCGTCTCGGCGCGGAGATCGACACGTCGGTAACGATCGAGTACGCGGAGATTCCATCGTTCCCACTCTCGACCGTCGAGTCGCACGCCGGACGCCTCCTCTGCGGGACTCTCGCGGGAAAGACAGTCGTGGCGATGCAGGGCCGCTTTCATCGCTACGAGGGCTACACGTTGCAGCAGGTGACTTTTCCAATCCGGGTACTTCACGCGTTAGGCGCCAGAACGCTCGTGGTCTCGAACGCGTGCGGCGGCATGCATCCGCTCTGGCAGGCGGGCGACCTGATGCTCATCGCCGATCACATCAATTTGCTGGGCGACAATCCGCTCGTGGGACCTAACGACGATCGCTTGGGACCGCGCTTCCCGGATATGTCGGATGCGTATGACGCGGAGCTCCGCGCGGTGGCGCGTGCGGTCGCGCTGGAGGCGGGAATCCAGCTCCGTGAAGGCGTCTACGTCGCGGTGAGTGGACCCAATCTCGAGACGAGGGCCGAGTATCGCTTCCTGCGCGCGATCGGCGCGGACGTCGTCGGCATGTCGACGGTGCCCGAGGTGATCGTCGCGAAACACGCCGGCATGCGCGTTCTCGGCGTATCGATCATCACGGACATGTGTCTTCCGGACCATCTCGAGCCAGCAACGGTCGAGAAGATCATTGCTGTGGCGAACGGCGCCGAGCCGCGCCTCACGCAACTCGTCGCTGGTGTGTTGGAACGCCTCTAA
- the ileS gene encoding isoleucine--tRNA ligase, with protein MTATDASAMQSAQFEPLPPDRPADVLERDLLAQWDREKLFEQTLASRKGAASFVFFEGPPTANGRPGIHHVFSRTIKDLFCRYRAMKGYRVERKAGWDTHGLPVEIEVEKQLGISGKQQIEAIGVAEFNRLCRESVFRYRGDWEKLSARIGFWLDYAHPYVTFTNDYVESVWWALKTLYDRELLYRGHKILPYCPRCGTALSSHEVAQGYEDVEDPSVYIALEVREGGKGNEQASGREEKSGRHAVRRILVWTTTPWTLVSNAALAVHPDLEYVEVVRREGEDYRTLILAADRAQAVFGNDYENRWEIVRRYRGSDLVGWRYERPFDWLDFPEDRVHEVIVGETFVSAEDGSGVVHMSPAFGADDYAAGQKLNLAFLQPVDGRGQFPRDLPVVGGLFVKDADALLIEELKRRGVLWKSARITHSYPHCWRCDTPLLYYARTSWFVRTTAYRDGMLVRNAAVNWNPAEAGEGRFGDWLKNNIDWAISRDRYWGTPLPVWLCDANEAHADVIGSYAELAERVAVPLPKDFDPHKPHVDSYSWRCARPGCPGHMRRVSEVIDTWFDSGSMPFAQWHYPFENRERFAAQYPADFIAEGVDQTRGWFYSLLAIATGLELERSAADSDAAPGEKRDLRETAPYRAVVVNDVVLDAEGLKMSKSRGNAIDPWTVIERHGVDAVRLFFVASSNVWVPRRFDERVIREQAGRFLLTFKNIYSGIFAEYANFGWTPTELDPAVEQRPPLDRWVLGRLAAVERAVDESLGRYQATDAARAIIGFVDDDLSNWYVRLSRSRFYDVDAEDNRAAFATLHEVLVSVCRLLAPISPFVSDWIHRQLVGTSVHLAPFVVERPAGFLGDAGLQTAMAATRTLARLGRAAREQAGIKVRQPLRRLVCVAPNVDDAQLEPLVPLLRVELNVKEVEFASSADALVTLEAKPNFRSLGKKFGKKTPLGAEAIKAFSSEQLRLFLRGEPLVVTVDGETHALDQEDITMIRRASGELVVEEDGGFFAAIDPTVTLELKSEGLARELISRVQRMRKEASLAVSDRIVLTVGGSDEIRAVIQKHGEWIASEVLATELVFRDELTNRYDAMQELDLDGVVARLAFTRIQ; from the coding sequence ATGACAGCAACCGACGCCAGCGCGATGCAGTCAGCGCAGTTCGAGCCACTACCGCCCGATCGTCCCGCCGACGTTCTCGAGCGCGATCTGCTCGCGCAGTGGGATCGTGAAAAGCTCTTCGAGCAAACACTCGCGAGCCGCAAGGGCGCGGCGTCGTTCGTGTTCTTCGAAGGACCGCCGACAGCGAACGGTCGGCCGGGCATTCACCACGTTTTCTCGCGCACGATCAAGGATCTGTTCTGCCGCTATCGCGCGATGAAGGGGTATCGTGTGGAGCGAAAGGCGGGGTGGGACACGCATGGCCTGCCAGTCGAGATCGAGGTCGAGAAGCAGCTCGGTATCAGCGGCAAGCAACAGATCGAAGCGATCGGCGTCGCCGAGTTCAACCGCCTGTGCCGCGAGAGTGTGTTTCGCTATCGCGGCGACTGGGAGAAGCTGAGCGCGCGCATTGGCTTCTGGCTCGACTATGCGCATCCCTACGTCACATTCACGAACGATTACGTAGAAAGTGTGTGGTGGGCGCTGAAGACGCTCTATGACCGCGAGCTCCTCTACCGCGGTCACAAGATCCTCCCCTATTGCCCGCGCTGCGGCACGGCGCTCTCGAGTCACGAGGTGGCGCAGGGGTACGAAGACGTCGAGGATCCGAGCGTGTACATCGCCCTCGAGGTTCGCGAAGGCGGCAAAGGTAACGAGCAAGCTTCCGGGCGTGAGGAGAAGAGCGGTCGTCATGCCGTGCGCCGGATCCTCGTCTGGACCACGACGCCGTGGACGCTCGTCTCGAACGCGGCGCTGGCCGTGCATCCCGATCTCGAATACGTCGAGGTCGTGCGTCGCGAGGGCGAAGATTATCGAACGCTCATCCTCGCGGCCGACCGCGCCCAGGCCGTCTTCGGGAACGATTACGAGAACCGGTGGGAAATCGTTAGGCGATATCGGGGTTCGGATCTCGTCGGCTGGCGCTATGAGCGTCCGTTCGACTGGCTCGACTTTCCGGAGGATCGCGTCCACGAGGTCATCGTCGGCGAGACCTTCGTATCGGCCGAGGATGGCAGCGGCGTCGTGCACATGTCGCCGGCGTTCGGGGCCGACGACTATGCCGCCGGCCAGAAACTCAACCTCGCCTTTCTGCAACCGGTGGACGGACGCGGCCAGTTTCCGCGCGACTTGCCCGTCGTCGGTGGCCTCTTCGTCAAGGACGCCGATGCACTCCTGATCGAAGAGCTGAAACGACGAGGCGTCCTCTGGAAGTCGGCGCGCATCACGCACTCGTATCCGCACTGCTGGCGGTGTGATACGCCGCTACTCTATTACGCGCGCACCTCGTGGTTCGTGCGCACGACGGCATATCGAGACGGAATGCTCGTCCGCAACGCTGCCGTGAATTGGAATCCCGCAGAGGCAGGTGAGGGGCGCTTTGGCGATTGGCTGAAGAACAATATCGATTGGGCGATCTCGCGCGATCGGTATTGGGGGACGCCGCTTCCCGTGTGGCTCTGCGATGCCAACGAAGCCCACGCTGATGTGATCGGCAGCTATGCCGAGCTCGCCGAGCGCGTCGCCGTGCCCTTGCCGAAGGATTTCGATCCTCACAAGCCACATGTCGATAGTTACAGTTGGCGATGCGCGCGGCCTGGATGCCCGGGCCACATGCGCCGCGTGTCCGAAGTGATCGACACGTGGTTCGACTCGGGATCGATGCCCTTTGCGCAGTGGCACTATCCGTTCGAAAATCGCGAGCGTTTCGCGGCTCAATACCCGGCAGACTTCATCGCTGAGGGGGTCGACCAGACGCGAGGATGGTTCTATTCGCTGTTGGCGATCGCCACTGGCCTCGAGCTCGAGCGATCCGCGGCGGATTCCGATGCCGCGCCCGGTGAGAAGCGTGATCTCCGAGAGACCGCTCCGTACCGGGCGGTCGTGGTCAACGATGTTGTGCTCGACGCCGAAGGCCTAAAGATGTCAAAGAGCCGCGGGAACGCTATCGATCCGTGGACGGTGATCGAGCGACACGGCGTCGACGCGGTGCGCCTGTTTTTTGTGGCGTCGAGCAATGTTTGGGTCCCGCGCCGGTTCGATGAGCGGGTGATTCGTGAGCAGGCGGGGCGCTTCCTCCTCACATTCAAGAACATCTACAGCGGCATCTTCGCCGAGTACGCGAATTTCGGTTGGACGCCGACGGAGCTCGATCCTGCGGTCGAACAGCGGCCGCCCCTCGATCGATGGGTCCTCGGCCGGCTCGCGGCCGTCGAGCGTGCGGTGGACGAGTCGCTTGGCCGCTATCAGGCGACCGATGCCGCGCGCGCGATCATCGGTTTCGTGGACGACGATCTGTCGAACTGGTACGTGCGCCTCAGTCGCTCGCGATTCTACGATGTCGACGCCGAAGACAACCGCGCTGCGTTCGCAACGCTCCACGAGGTGCTGGTGTCGGTTTGCCGCCTTCTTGCCCCAATCTCACCATTCGTGAGCGATTGGATTCATCGGCAGCTGGTCGGAACCTCCGTGCATCTCGCGCCGTTTGTTGTCGAGCGGCCTGCGGGTTTCTTGGGCGACGCGGGTCTGCAGACTGCGATGGCAGCGACGCGCACTTTGGCGCGTCTGGGCCGAGCGGCGCGAGAGCAGGCGGGAATCAAGGTTCGCCAGCCGCTGCGGCGCCTGGTCTGCGTTGCGCCGAATGTCGACGACGCGCAGCTCGAACCGCTCGTGCCGCTACTGAGGGTGGAGCTCAACGTCAAGGAGGTGGAGTTCGCATCGTCTGCAGACGCACTCGTGACATTGGAGGCGAAACCGAATTTCCGTTCGCTGGGTAAGAAGTTCGGAAAAAAGACGCCGCTGGGAGCCGAAGCGATCAAGGCGTTTTCGAGCGAGCAACTGCGTCTGTTCCTTCGTGGCGAGCCGCTCGTCGTCACCGTTGACGGAGAAACACATGCGCTCGATCAGGAGGACATCACTATGATTCGGCGCGCGTCGGGTGAACTCGTCGTTGAGGAGGACGGCGGATTCTTCGCGGCAATTGACCCGACTGTTACCCTGGAGTTGAAGAGCGAGGGGCTCGCACGAGAGCTCATTAGCCGGGTACAACGTATGCGAAAGGAGGCTTCGTTGGCGGTCAGCGATCGCATCGTACTGACCGTGGGTGGATCCGATGAGATCCGTGCCGTGATCCAAAAGCACGGCGAGTGGATCGCATCGGAGGTGCTGGCAACCGAGCTCGTCTTCCGAGACGAGCTCACAAATCGGTATGACGCCATGCAGGAGCTCGACCTCGATGGGGTCGTGGCGCGCTTGGCCTTCACCAGGATACAGTAG
- a CDS encoding TraR/DksA C4-type zinc finger protein, translated as MPTANSAKKLKPMTKKNLQHFEKRLLEERRRVLKELGRADEAFGNTPQSADGDLSSYSFHMADQGTDAMEREKAFLFASQEGRFLWHIDEALRRLYRNPDSFGKCHNCGQEIAFERLDALPHARYCIDCKQREEDAKK; from the coding sequence ATGCCCACAGCGAACAGCGCCAAGAAGCTCAAGCCGATGACCAAGAAGAACCTCCAGCATTTCGAGAAGCGATTGCTGGAGGAGCGTCGTCGTGTGCTCAAAGAGCTTGGCCGTGCCGACGAGGCCTTCGGAAACACACCGCAGTCCGCCGACGGCGATCTGAGCAGCTATTCCTTCCACATGGCGGACCAAGGTACCGATGCGATGGAGCGCGAGAAGGCGTTTCTTTTCGCTAGTCAGGAGGGTCGGTTCCTGTGGCACATCGACGAGGCGCTCCGTCGCCTCTATCGCAATCCAGATTCGTTCGGTAAGTGTCACAATTGTGGGCAGGAGATCGCCTTCGAGCGGCTCGACGCGCTACCCCATGCGCGATACTGCATAGACTGCAAGCAGCGCGAGGAAGATGCGAAGAAGTAG
- the lspA gene encoding signal peptidase II, which produces MRRSSNAALFWPVMLLVTVSDFITKRLAVETLIERSLPRDVFGDWFRLALVRNPGAAFGLNVGLYSRFIFMALTIVALIILARLYRSTRPGDASRVVALALVCGGAIGNLIDRVSSAKGVIDFIDVGISEITRWPTFNVADMAVSFGAFLLAWVLWEEDRDLAGEVAPVTAGSVARESGEV; this is translated from the coding sequence ATGCGAAGAAGTAGCAATGCGGCGCTGTTCTGGCCGGTGATGCTGTTGGTGACGGTGAGCGACTTCATCACGAAGAGGCTCGCCGTGGAGACGCTCATCGAGCGGTCGCTGCCGCGCGACGTATTCGGCGACTGGTTCCGGCTGGCCCTCGTTAGGAATCCGGGCGCCGCATTTGGGCTGAACGTTGGCCTGTACTCGCGCTTCATTTTCATGGCGCTGACGATCGTCGCGCTGATCATTCTTGCGCGTTTGTATCGCAGCACACGACCGGGCGATGCGTCCCGGGTCGTTGCCCTTGCACTCGTGTGTGGCGGCGCGATCGGCAATCTCATCGACCGAGTGTCATCCGCCAAAGGTGTCATCGATTTCATCGACGTCGGCATCAGCGAGATCACGCGCTGGCCGACGTTCAACGTCGCCGATATGGCGGTGAGCTTCGGCGCGTTCCTGCTGGCGTGGGTGCTGTGGGAAGAAGATCGCGATCTGGCGGGCGAGGTGGCGCCTGTGACTGCAGGATCGGTGGCGCGCGAGTCTGGTGAAGTGTGA
- the lspA gene encoding signal peptidase II, with translation MTTSSNGRIFWGAALAVVVLDVITKLLAQRHLVPLVPHSVVGEVVRFTLVYNRGAAFSMSLGPHSPWIFGSFAVIALFILWRLYRQTAPADRLRALALGLAWGGALGNLIDRIRTRGDGVVDFIDIGVGTVRFWTFNVADSAVTVGALLLAWVLWHEEQRSKATRPVAPKREAVEERTGT, from the coding sequence ATGACCACGTCATCGAACGGCCGCATCTTCTGGGGAGCCGCCCTCGCGGTCGTCGTACTCGACGTCATCACGAAATTGCTCGCGCAGCGACACCTCGTGCCGCTGGTACCGCACAGCGTGGTCGGGGAAGTGGTTCGCTTCACACTGGTATACAACCGCGGCGCGGCCTTCAGCATGTCGCTCGGCCCACACTCGCCGTGGATCTTCGGGTCCTTCGCGGTCATCGCCCTTTTCATTCTCTGGCGCTTATATCGGCAGACGGCGCCGGCGGATCGGCTGCGGGCGCTCGCGTTAGGCCTGGCCTGGGGCGGCGCACTGGGCAACCTCATCGATCGCATTCGTACGCGTGGCGATGGAGTCGTCGACTTCATCGACATTGGCGTTGGCACGGTTCGCTTCTGGACCTTCAACGTCGCGGATTCGGCGGTCACTGTTGGCGCACTGCTGCTCGCGTGGGTGCTCTGGCATGAGGAGCAACGATCGAAGGCCACACGACCTGTGGCACCGAAGCGGGAGGCTGTCGAAGAACGGACCGGAACGTGA